The Gopherus flavomarginatus isolate rGopFla2 chromosome 4, rGopFla2.mat.asm, whole genome shotgun sequence genomic interval TAGGGTCCTGCTGACCCGacactccctcagttccttcttgcccgctactctgacagaggggtaaggagggtgggtattggaatgcacatgagcaacccatcttgaagaacagttacaaggttagtaaccattttttattcaagtgattgctcatttCAGTTCCAatcaggtgattcccaagcctaaGCTTTGGAGGCGGGGTCAGAACTTAAATGTTCGCTGTCTGGAGCACTGCTCTACCAAAgactgcatcatctctggcctgcgGGGTAATTGCATAATGTGATGTGAAAGTATGAGTGGAGGACCACGTTGCTGCTCTACATATTTCCTGGGTTGGAACATGTGCCAGGAATGCTGTTGACGAAGCCTCGGTTTTTTGGGGAGGGCTCCTGGTAGCCCTGGCGCTTGTGTTGGTTGGCTGCATCCACAACTAGGGAGTCTGGCGGGGGGTAGGTATACAAATGTTCATATCCCTTGGAAGGTACGAAGTACCACCTCTCGTTCCTCTTTGccatggggggaaaggaggctggGGTCTGCCATGATGTCTTGTTGGTATCACTGATGGTCTTGATCGGTGGCAAGGCATTGCAGGCAGGCCCCTGGAGGGGGTGAGGATGTCCACCTTGGGGTCAGCATCCTCCACCACTTCCTTCACCTGGATGCCCAGGTTCTGTGCCACTTGTTGCAGCAATTGCTGCAAGACCCTGCTATCTTCCAAGGCCGGGGCCATTGATGTGCCTGCCACCGCCTTGTCCGGGGAGGACAAAAATGAGAACCCCGCAGGTAGTAGGCTCTGCTCACTACCCTTGGTCCAAGGCAGTCTCGCAGTGCCCGATACCCTCGTGTTGTGAGCACCGGGAGGAATGGTGCAGACACTGCAGGTGGGCCGGAGCCGCCGGTACTGTGGATATTGCAGACATCAGTGCCAAGAATATTATGGACATTGGTGTCGAAAGCATCTGCGCTGAGGGTGCCGCTGGTGCCAATACCtcaggtgttggagccccaactGCAGACTGGGTCATTGCTAATGCTGATACTCTTTGGGCTGCCACTTTTTGTGGCTGCACAAAGGACGCCGAGGCCACCAACACTGATCTGGAGTGcaacccctggctctgtcccTGGGTCTGGTGAAATGACCAGGGTGTCCAGAAAGGCCACTGGTCCGGGCCTGCCACTGACCCAGTCACGGCGTGGGGTAGGGCTGGCAGTCACAGGGAGCTggacttcctgctgctgctggagaataCAAGTCCTTCTCCGATGACTCCGAATAGGATGACCGTGGGGGAGGGGTGCTCAGAGGTGCTGGTGATCAGTGCTGTGGGTGGGGCACCAGTGCAGCTCCCCCATGTGGGCGGCCCGTGCTGGGGAATGATGTGCAGGTGACGAGGAGGGCCGCGCCATCATTGCTGGCTTGCCCCTTGATGGTACCAGTGGATGAATCAGCACCGGAGACTTGTCATGCCTCGGGAAGGAAGATGGCAGTGTAAGCTTCAGCAAGTCATAAGCAGCCTCAAATGCCTCTGGCATGGAGGGCAACTGCAGCTCTTGGCTTTGTCGGGCCAGAGCGCGGTGGGGGTCTGGACTCCACGGAGCCTCCAAGGGGGCAGGAGTCGACACGACCCTGGTAGGCAATGGGGCAGAGGCATGGCCCGACTCGGGTCTCATGGCAACAGGCTCTTTAGGGTTGGCCAAGGGAGAGTGGCCCCTCTCCAGCCTCCTTTTCTTCTGGGGCACCGGGGATCGAGACTGGTGCCTCCCTGTGGCCTGCATCTTGTTGACAGAGCTGTGGCAGTGCCGAGAGTCTGTAGAGGAGTCCTTCTCGGCaccagctcatgtgccacctgtGCACTTCACACCAAGGAGGAGGTGCTCAGAGTTGGCCCTGTTGAGCCAGGGTCCAATTGCAGACAGCTTGTGGCCTCCATCAGGAGGATCTTAAGGTGCTGCTCCTGGTCTTTAAGGGTTCTCCAGCAAAACCCCCTGCAGATCCTGCGGCACTCCTTCAGGTGGCTCTCCCCTAAACACTTCAGACACAAAGTGTGCAGTTTCACTCCTGGGCATACACTTGCCACAGTACTTGCAGGCTTTAAACCCAGGGGATCGCAGCATGCCCTGCTGCTGGGAAAGCATTGCGGGGAGTAGTGGGGGGGGAACCCCAAAGAAAACTTACAGAACTAATCTACCACTAAATAACCACTACAGCTACAACTAACTATTTAACAACTATATACACATAGATAGGACACTGCCAAAACATGCTTGCTGAGGCAAGAGCCAAAGGCATTCTGGCTAACCGTCACTGGCGGAAAGAAGGAACTAAGGGTGTGGCAGGTCAGCAGGCCCTATACTGAGTGCCATGAAGGTTTGACCCCAGAGGACTCCCAGGCCAACCCGACAGATACTACAAGGGGAAAAATTTTCCCTCTGCCATGCATGCGGCACACGGACACCTGATTGGAactcacatgagcaatcactccaaGAAGAATAGACGATTTTCTGCTGTGTTACAATATTCTTTTTACTCTTCTGAGCAGATTGGCTCATGGGATGAGAAACATCGACCAGCCACGATTTGAGATAAAGAACTCTGAGACTGGGGTGAAGAATCTTCCTGCCTTCCTGGGACAGTAGATGTGGAATGGCCTGGAGAGTGATCAGTGAGTAAACAGCGAGCTGTATCAGCTAAGGAAACCATATTTATCTGGGCCAGGTCAGAAGTATTAGGATGACTCCAGCTTTGTCCTTCAGAGACTCCTGAAAAGGGCCTCTAGTCTATAGGATAAAAAGGAGAACCCTGTACTAATATTTGGAAGACCAAGGCAAGGTTTTCATCAGAATCCTCTTCCTCCAATTCACTGTGAAATGGTGAAGCACCAGAAGAAAATGGAGGTGAAGTTGTCAGTCCTGGGCAAATTTCCAGAGCTCTTAATGTTTCCATTACTGAAAATGCATTGGAGCCAAGCAGTGGTGAGCCGGACATCTCAGATACAGTCAGGTCTCAGGGAAAACAAAACTCTTGCAGTACGGAGCATGCTGTCAGTACCAAGTCCATGCCATGCACCAAAGTGATAGTGGTTGAGGGAGCTGATAGTATCGTGATTCTTGGCTGCTCTGAGGGAAGTGCAGTTGGAGCCTGAGTGGGCTTCTTCAGTACCAAGTGAACAGAGGAAGAGCTCTTCTTGTCTCCTTGGTCCACCGATATTATCAAGGATCCCCCAGCCTCAGACTTTGCAGTCTTTCAGTTTAGTGGTGCCCTCATGGGTACTGGACTGGAGAACAGAAGGTGCTAAAGTTTCTGGGGTTACTGGAGAccgtaatttttttttttaagatagatTCTCTATCTCGAGCACTCGAGGGGCCATCTTTGGAAGTTTTATGAAAGGAATCTTGGCTCTCCCTCTCGGGCCTTCGAAGAGTGCATCTTGGAGACAGTGGaagcagcagacttactcagaGTCCAGTGTACAGGGGTGGGTCCCCTGGGCTGGGTCAGAAGCTGGGTGCAGTGAACTCTCTATCATGAATGGACAAAGTCTGATCTCCCTGTTTTTTGGCTCTAGATTTCAACACCAGACAAAAGTTACACTTCGAGGCAACGTGAGACTCCCTGAAGCAATGGATGCATCAGCAGTATCCATTGCTCACCAGGATTGCCTCCCAGCACAACAGACAATGTTTGAAACCAGGAGAACCGAGCATAAGATCGTTCTAGTTCACTGGGGGGTTATCTATAGCTATCACACACaattttatttcccccccccagaGTAGGAATCTTAAGACTGCTATTACTTACTAATTACTGCCTAATGCTAAGAACTACTATAAAAAGTACTAGAATAAAGACTAGGGCACAGTTGAGGTAAAACAACATGGACAAATGCCAGAGGTCCACTTCAGGCTGAGGCACCTGAAAAGAAGTGAGGGCAGTTTGCCCATGTAGTGCTACATAACAATGGCACGGGGCACATGACTGAGTAACATGCATGCGCGGGCTAAATGGACACTGCAATGAGAAATCTCCAATCAAAGGCACAGGAGGCTCAggcacacctagagtggagctCCCCTGGGGATCCTACTTGAAGAAGACAAGAGTTAATCACTTCCTCTTTGTAGCTGCTTTCTCATTCCAGGCTGAAGCAGCGCACTGTGTGTGAGAGCCAAaaggcacaggccagctgctcagagtttcagagtagcaaacACACTCATTTCCTGGTATCCCTGAGAATCACAGCAGTTGTGGTAAATCACCCAACAGAATCCCACCCACTCCGTACATTAGTGGCCTTAAATAGATCCTACATTGGATTGGGAGCCAGTGCAGGCACAGGAACCATCAGGTTGAGGCGGTCTCACATCTCATGTTAGCAGTGAATACCTCTTTGGTGTTAACTCTACCTACTGTATAGAACATTGTTACCTCCAGGCATGGATGATTGCAAATATGCATCCACTCTCTACAACACATTCAAAACTCCACTGGCCTAGAAAGTTAAGAGCCAATCAACTTGAATGGTAATTTAGCCATCTGAGGGAAGCTTCATTAACAGAGCTTTTGAGTATGAATTACATGAAAAAAGTGAGCATACTGATTTTTGTGCTCCACTAGGCAAAAGCTTCTGAACTAATAGCCACTATTTCTCTGCCCAATCCTGTTTTCATGTCACTCAGGGCAACTTACTTTTCCTAGCTTCCCTTAAATCAGCAAGTTTAAAcagagttaaaattaattttttttccctcctgcaattcaaagagagaaacaaaagcTATTCCCAGTACATGCTCTGTTTTAAAGGCACATTGTAGTCTGACTTACTCTTATAGTTACAGATTTGCAGGAAGTTATCTTAGACTTACTGGGAGTTCTCTCATAGGACAGAAAGGCTGTTATGTGGGATTATGGATACAGTGTAAAGCACCTGCTCCAATTCTTTCCCTTAAAGGAATCAGGTGCATATGAACCTCTTTCCTTTCTGTCTCCTATGTTAATTTTCAATGCTTAGATAGAGGAACAAAAAACATTGGCTTATAAGTAATTCTTGGGGAGCTGTAAATTCCTTATATTTTTTGAACACACATTgaaaactttattgaattaaaatGCCATGATTTTCCATCCATAGATCTATAGCATGCTGTTTCCTAACCCTCCCAGACAAGACAGTCATGTTTTGACAAAGATGAAGCTTAGTTGTTATTGtagtcccagacctgaagagctccgtgtaagcttgtctctctcaccaacagaagttggtccagaaaaaaggtattacctcacgcACCTTGGTGCTCTGAAGATGAATCTTTGCAATTCTAATTAAGATACCTAATAAAGTTTTAGCTTGGGATTGAAagaatacaaaatattttgttggtCATTAACATTTAAAATCAAGTGGCAAATTTTTGTCTTTGTTAATCACTAATGAGTTGTAGAAGTGAGATTTTCCATTCAATCTACTGGCACAGGGACAAAACGCTAATCATATATTGTCCCCAACAGGCTGCAGCCACACAATacatatatactacctgtatatctacaaaacaaaaaagtaaggcgaaggatagctcagtggtttgagcattggcctgctaaacctagggttgtgagttcagcccttaagggggccacctagggatctggggcaaaatcagtacttgatcctgctagtgacagcaggggactggattcaatgagattggtatatctctatTTGTTATATGATTCAAATCAATATAGTACTTTTCACTTCAATACAGGCAAATGTCTACCAAAAGCATTTTAAACTAGCAAAATAAGTCAAAAACATTGTAAAAAATAATTTGTCAGGGTGGCACGGGCATGGTGAATTGCCACCCTCGCTGAGCTGTGGCTGGGCTGAGTACCTGGAGAGCATGGCTGCAGAGGCTGCCTGGGAAGATGGGCAGCCCTGTCCAGTGCAGCGTACATTCCTAACTCCGGACTGCCCCCCTTGCACCCAGTCCCCCACCTAGGTACTACCCCTCAGCAACTTCATTCAGCACCCCCAAGGACTTCCCCCACAGGATTCAACCCCTCCATCAGACTGCCCCCAGCTAGAGTCCCCTGTGCACTGCCTGCACCCTGCAGTGCCTCCCCATGCTCATTGGCCTCCTACCTTGGCTGCAGGAATTTCAACAATACAGCATGTCCTGCCCACCACAGTCCTAGTGCCAGGGAACCTGCTCCAGCTTGGGTCACTGGACCTGCAATTTTGCACGGTGGGGCGCTAGGCACCCTGCCCACCTCCTGATGctgctgggcccaatcctgctagggGGCACTGATGCCATGGGCCAGCCCTGATCCTGTACTGCCCCATGCCCCCCCCCACTCCGCATCCTGGGCCGGTGCCCTTCCCACTCCATCCTAGTTACAGCcgtgaggatgtcacatgggccatacatgtgtgctgactgggctgcaAGCAGCATGTAcactgagaaccactgtgctaaacCATGAGTAATCCTTGGCTGTGCTCTTATTGAGATGTTGAACCATTTTTTGTTATCTCATATTGTGGAACTGCAGTCATTTGCTTAATTGACTGATCCTGTGctaaactgaattttgcaaataatcaaaggtaaaaaaaacaaaagactgGTGGGAGACAATTCAGGACCACACACATTTTATTGTACTGTAACACCAAAAGGACACAGAGTACTGCAGAGAATCACTCCAATGGTGATTTTTGGGCTCATGAAGAGCTGACTCACTTGAGGCACAAGTTACACTACTGTTTATGTACCTTGATTCAAAATAGTTCTGGTATGTGCATCTACATTGTGTTCCCGCTAAGCAACATAGTTCTATAGTAAAGCGACTTTTAAGTTAATAGGTGACAGATTTAAGTCACAGGGTGGCCAAAGCACAGCCCAGTAGCCAAAGGAACCCTCTGGAATATGACTCCTCCCACCCTTCTGTCTGCTGTTTCAGATCAGAGCTAGGGCCTATGGATGCCTTGTTTTGTTGACACTGCTTGTTAGTGGAGTTAAACATTAGTTGCTGGTTAACAAAAATCAAAGTTCAGGCAGAAACTATATCTATGCATATTTATTTCTGATAAAGAACAGTACATAACTAACATTCAAATTAGGTGCAGCCATTGGGCTCTTAGCAAGTTGTCAGTGTGGTTCCAAGTCACAATGTTTGGGCACCCTtaagaaagataatggagtacACTTTTGCCAAGAGGTAAGTAATATTTCAATATCTTAAAATAGTTGACTTCTACAGAAAGGAAGCAGGAATTAAGTCAGTAATTACAACCAGGCAAGCCTGTTCTGCTGGTCAAAAAGACAAAAGGTGTAACATCACAACAGAAAGATGCAACAACATTTTGGAAATAGATAAGAGTTTCAATACCAGAAGCAGCATTTGAAAACAAGCTGTTTAAAAAAGTTGCAGGTTGTATGCTGTATGCATGAATGCAGATGCtagcattctcctcctcctccccgtaGCTGTGTTTTAAACACGAAGTCTTGGGTTAAAAAAGAAAGCCATTTGAACAAGAATTAAGATTTGCAATAGCTTTGTCTACTTAACGAGGTTAGTagagatgaaaagaaaaaaacacacacattcactACTGCAATAGTAGTTTCTTAGTAAACCCCTTCATTACAAACAGCTTCTGATTTTTAAGCAACACAAGACTAAACAGACAATTATTACTTTAGATTATTACTATGCTTATAAGTTACatcagttaaaagaaaaaaaagccaagcAGTTTTGCCCCATTTCAAAAATAGCTTCTAATCGCAATTATATGGTGAAAGGGATTATACAAATAAATGCGGACTGGTGACATCTCTGGGTCAAGAATGACAAGAAAGAATGGGCTCTGTGCTACCGATCAACCTCAACAAGAATATGGCACAATGGCCAGCACAAGCCGTACCAACACTGAACCTTTTGCACTCGTCACAAATTCAGATCTCTTTTCTTAAACTAGTATATCTGGTGAAAGGACTGggtaaaaaaagttaaaaacttAGATCAAAAATTGGAAAGTAAATTAAAAACCACCTTTTGACTTAAAATAATTTTCTATTGATATATCAGTTTATGTGaactaaaaatcaatgatttCTCTAACAAAAGATATATCCAGATTATTTTCCTTTCAGCCCACTGTTAGCTGTAGATACAATCTCAGATCTAAGAGATGTAAatgcaaaggagaaaaaaaattacagcatCTGTTCAACATTCTCTACAAACAGCTGTTGGGAGAAAAGTAAAAGTTAAATGACTAAAGAAAGGAAGTTTCCATCTGAAATTCTCTCTCAATCTTTCCCAGTCCATAGTTCAATGAATCCAACTCTGATGCTAAGGTGACAGTGTATAcaagtagaattttttttgtttttttattttattttttattttttgagtttCACTGAAGAAAACCAGAAAAGAGGCTGACATCTCTTCAGGAATTATCGGATGGAACATGCTCTTCAAATCCCTCACTCTCTCGGACCAAAGCTCTTTCCAGGATAACACGGCCTTCCTTGTAGCGCTGGCTGTCTTCAGTGGCAAATTCATAGATCCAACCCAGTTTGCTGTTGCAGTTCTTGCAGCTCACGTCTCGAACCATGTGGCGGCCAGTGAGCATGACCCGATCTTGAACTTCACTATATTGCAGATTTACCACCTGAGAAAAATATAAAGGAGATGAGGAGAAGAAGGGTTAAACCTACCGAAGGCAAGTTTCTTAAAGCCAATTTTCCAGTTACTAGGAAATCCAAGGCACCTCTGTCAAAGTACAAAACGTCTAAGTGAAGAGCCTGTAGCACTGTGCATACTGGGCACAGAAGCATAACAGGTGAAACTACCAAAGTTCTGTCGCCTGTGAAGGCAGAGCTTTCAGAGATTTACCTCACAAGAGTGTTTTGAGCCTACACTGTTTGTGAAGCACAGCAAGCTCCTGCTACAAAAAGCCTAAGAGCAAAGTATTATATAGTTTGCCCCACTAAGACATAGCAATTAGATAAAGCTACTCACAAAGCAACAGTTTAgtacagaggtcggcaaccttccagaagtggtgtgcagagtcttcatttattcactctaatttaaggtttcacgtgccagtaatacattttaacgtttttagaaggtctctttctagaagtctaatatatataactaaactattgttgtatgtaaagtaaataacatttttaaaatgtttaagcagcttaatttaaaattaaattaaaatgcagagcccctcagactggtggccaggacccagcagtgtgagtgccactgaaaatcagctcatgtgtcgcctttggcacgcgtgccataggttgcctaaccctggTTTAGTAACCCCTTGATGTCAGAAGTAATTTCTTGATACCAAACCCATTATTAGCAATGGGTGTGATCACAGGAATGGATTAGCCAATTTAGTCACTGGAATATTAGAGTTAAAAACTGtttccaggaaaaaaattaaagatgAGATTTAGAGgcataagtcccactgactttcaacaaaagtcaatgggaaatgtgCTCTTAAATCCCTTggatacttttgaaaaatctcacctcTTGAGAAAGATAAACTGAGTGAGCTGACAAGTGTATGCCTTTTAGATCCGATACAAATGCATGCCTTCCTTTCCTTAATCCTAGCAGTTAAAAAAATCCACCTGTACCTTATTTACACTAGTTCCACATGTTTAGTTACCTAAATAACTTGCTGAAAAGTAACAGTGTCTATGACAATTGTAATGGAGATCCATTTAAATAATCTGATACTTTATAGTGATGCAAGTTGAGGTTGCAGAGATCAACAATCAAAGTCTTAGCCAAAACTCAACTGTTTCTCACAAACACAATTTCGATCCAAAGATCCAACACTTTTTGGACTAGTATGAAGACAGATGTACTGCAGTCTTTCCTTACACACTTGCGgtataccaggggttctcaaactgggggtcgggacccctgagggagtcgcaaggttattacatggggggtcccGGGCTGTCttagcctccaccctaaacctcaCTTtgtatccagcatttataatggtattaaatatattttaaaaagtgtttttaatgtataagaggAGGTCGCActgagaggcttgctgtgtgaaaggggtcaccagtacaaaagtctgagaacccctgcagtaTACAGAAGAAGACGTGCACACACCACAGCAGTGCTTTCTGAAACCACGCATAACTAACTGAAGACACTTCTTGCCTGTACCTGGGAGGACTATGCTAACAAAAAAAGTGTTACTAACGTCTGGCTGCTGCTGGTCAATTTCAAGAAAATACACCCTGATTACCTGGCTGTATTTGCTGAGAAAGCACAGAAAATCTGTGTTATTAAACCACAGTCAGCCTAAAAAACCTGGTCTCTACATAAATATTTACCAACACCGCCCCCCCTACCCAACTGGGAGCCATATTCTATTCTCATTCCCAACTCTGTGATCTTAGTCAAGATACCAACTTGTACATCACTATACCtgcctgtaaaatgggcatagtaTTTATCTACACACT includes:
- the YPEL5 gene encoding protein yippee-like 5, with protein sequence MGRIFLDHIGGTRLFSCANCDTILTNRSELISTRFTGATGRAFLFNKVVNLQYSEVQDRVMLTGRHMVRDVSCKNCNSKLGWIYEFATEDSQRYKEGRVILERALVRESEGFEEHVPSDNS